In Chromobacterium rhizoryzae, one genomic interval encodes:
- a CDS encoding SLBB domain-containing protein, whose protein sequence is MIPLLIALCVVSPISTAANAAGNFSSTMMPSYEPDVMMYGQPSINNQAPLAQPQAWPQQTPQPQWQQQRRLSPSSSTKQDKRDPLQTGQQEEKLPPFVEYVKVATGNILPVFGADLFDNPPSTFAPSGATQVNPDYVIGAGDQIQVKGWGMVDIDLTLTVERNGTVYLPRVGAIAVAGVKFRDLQDTLKKSVSRVFHNFDLSASLLQTRAVQVYVVGNARAPGSYTLGGMSTLLNALFAAGGPSDNGSMRHIQLMRDGKAVGQLDLYKILVDGDKSSDLTLRDGDVIQIRPTGKRVALQGDVKHPAIYEFADGDSVADLLHWAGGLESAAEGKAWQLEKSVDNRFESQWQTPNGKSGLDNVALRQLKLAASDIFRVFAPNALPVNIQQDTEYVRVNGEVRQTGTFLLQKGETLRDLVMRLGGATENGYVFATNLQRENIKKEQQAKLDEVANRFEKELEQASAARLSKQTDKDNVTAITAEVERQRKLAEKMRAIKAEGRVVLELSGSGAQVKDLPDLPLQNGDSITIPRRPGTVNVLGSVYQSNAFIYRPQRSVKDYLDLAGGISQTGDKSATYVIRADGTVASNNNAGWFNSLGGKRINPGDTIVVPDELVVSSWTQSLKEWTSILYQFGLGAAGLKVLK, encoded by the coding sequence ATGATCCCGCTGCTTATCGCCTTGTGCGTCGTCAGCCCCATCTCCACAGCCGCAAACGCCGCCGGCAATTTCTCCAGCACCATGATGCCCAGCTATGAGCCGGACGTGATGATGTACGGTCAACCCAGCATCAACAATCAGGCCCCGCTTGCTCAACCGCAAGCGTGGCCACAGCAAACGCCGCAACCGCAATGGCAGCAGCAACGCAGATTGTCTCCGTCCTCTAGCACAAAACAAGACAAACGCGACCCGCTGCAAACTGGGCAGCAAGAAGAGAAACTGCCACCCTTCGTCGAATACGTGAAAGTCGCCACCGGCAACATCCTGCCGGTCTTTGGCGCGGACCTGTTCGACAACCCTCCGTCAACCTTTGCCCCCAGCGGCGCCACCCAGGTCAACCCGGACTATGTGATCGGTGCCGGCGACCAGATCCAGGTCAAGGGTTGGGGCATGGTCGATATCGACCTGACCCTGACCGTGGAACGCAATGGTACAGTCTATCTGCCCAGAGTCGGCGCCATCGCGGTGGCCGGCGTGAAATTCAGAGATTTGCAAGACACGCTGAAAAAAAGCGTCTCGCGCGTATTCCACAACTTCGATCTGAGCGCCAGCCTGCTGCAAACCCGCGCCGTGCAGGTATACGTCGTCGGCAATGCGCGCGCGCCCGGCAGCTATACCCTGGGCGGGATGAGCACCTTGCTGAACGCGCTGTTCGCCGCCGGCGGCCCCAGCGACAATGGATCGATGCGTCATATCCAATTGATGCGCGACGGCAAGGCCGTCGGTCAGCTGGATCTTTACAAGATTCTGGTGGATGGGGACAAGTCCAGCGATCTAACCCTGCGCGACGGCGACGTGATTCAAATCCGGCCGACGGGCAAACGAGTTGCCTTGCAGGGCGACGTCAAACACCCCGCCATCTATGAGTTTGCCGACGGCGACAGCGTCGCCGACCTATTACATTGGGCCGGCGGACTGGAGTCGGCAGCGGAAGGCAAGGCCTGGCAATTGGAGAAAAGCGTAGACAATCGCTTCGAATCGCAATGGCAGACGCCCAATGGGAAAAGCGGTCTTGATAACGTCGCCCTAAGACAACTCAAGCTGGCGGCCAGCGATATTTTCCGAGTGTTCGCGCCCAATGCGTTGCCGGTAAACATCCAGCAAGACACCGAATACGTCCGCGTCAACGGAGAAGTGAGGCAAACCGGCACCTTCCTGCTGCAAAAAGGCGAGACCTTGCGCGATCTGGTCATGCGCCTAGGCGGCGCCACGGAAAACGGCTATGTCTTCGCCACCAATTTACAGCGCGAGAACATCAAGAAAGAACAACAGGCCAAGCTGGATGAGGTGGCCAATCGCTTTGAAAAGGAATTGGAGCAGGCCTCCGCCGCGCGCCTGTCCAAACAGACCGATAAAGACAATGTCACGGCCATTACAGCGGAAGTCGAGCGTCAGCGCAAACTGGCGGAAAAAATGCGCGCCATCAAAGCGGAAGGGCGCGTCGTACTGGAACTGAGCGGCAGCGGCGCCCAAGTCAAGGACCTGCCCGATCTGCCCCTGCAGAACGGCGACTCCATCACCATCCCGCGCCGGCCCGGCACCGTCAATGTCCTGGGATCGGTTTACCAAAGTAATGCCTTCATCTACAGGCCGCAACGCTCGGTGAAAGACTATCTGGACCTGGCCGGCGGCATCAGCCAGACCGGCGACAAGTCCGCGACCTACGTGATCCGCGCCGATGGCACCGTGGCCAGCAATAATAATGCGGGCTGGTTCAACAGCCTGGGCGGCAAACGCATCAATCCGGGCGACACCATCGTCGTTCCCGACGAGCTCGTTGTCAGCAGCTGGACCCAGTCGCTGAAGGAATGGACCTCAATTCTCTATCAGTTCGGGCTGGGCGCCGCCGGCTTGAAAGTCTTGAAATAA
- the arsC gene encoding arsenate reductase (glutaredoxin) (This arsenate reductase requires both glutathione and glutaredoxin to convert arsenate to arsenite, after which the efflux transporter formed by ArsA and ArsB can extrude the arsenite from the cell, providing resistance.): MIRLYHNPRCSKSREALSLLENAGAEIEIVEYLKHPPSYEELERLLTLLNMEPRDLIRQKEEEYAELYLDDITLEPRHLITAMIDNPKLIERPIAVCGDRAVVGRPPERVLQLLG; the protein is encoded by the coding sequence ATGATTCGCCTGTACCACAACCCGCGCTGTTCCAAATCCAGGGAGGCGCTGAGCCTGCTGGAGAACGCCGGCGCGGAAATCGAAATCGTCGAGTATTTGAAGCACCCGCCCAGCTATGAAGAGCTGGAGCGCCTGTTGACGCTGCTGAATATGGAGCCGCGCGATCTGATCCGCCAGAAAGAGGAGGAGTACGCAGAACTCTATCTGGACGACATCACGCTGGAACCCAGACACCTGATTACCGCCATGATAGACAATCCCAAGTTGATTGAACGCCCTATCGCCGTTTGCGGCGATCGCGCCGTGGTGGGACGTCCGCCGGAGCGGGTGCTGCAGCTGCTGGGCTAG
- a CDS encoding efflux transporter outer membrane subunit, whose amino-acid sequence MKKTQWQHGVSALLLSALLGGCASFGPDSAPATQLDAGQLRLSDGQGGQIASDWWTQLNDATLNQLVARALQEAPSLKLAEARLRQARAAVGIVEGNSGPKLDFSANMTQLNYEFPAPISRDYVNAYTAMLMGSWEFDFWGKHRGQIDEAVGQQQAIAFEGAQTRLTLTQAVIAQYTQLQRLQAQSAVLAKRIQLAESRQTLTQARINAGLLPGDNQRGNEVSLHRLRQQQSALAQDSDRARHALAALTGQGPDALNALQAAKSAALPPLDADSLHAELLGKRPDIAAQRARVEAMAGAVKAARAEFYPNIKLTAFAGQTSLELNKLMNGNSTFWGFMPAISLPIFHSGAIQANLGKQKAGYDLAVHSYNQTVLDAMRDAADAVSGWQQSGKQLEQARQAQDSSGRAADSAAARFKAGIINKLNLLDAQDSALAQQSARIDAEAGRKLAWVSLNTALGGGFNAAPATH is encoded by the coding sequence GTGAAAAAGACTCAATGGCAGCACGGCGTCAGCGCCCTGCTGCTCAGCGCCCTGTTGGGCGGCTGCGCGAGCTTCGGCCCGGACAGCGCGCCGGCCACGCAGCTCGATGCCGGGCAATTGCGGCTGAGCGACGGCCAAGGCGGGCAGATCGCCAGCGACTGGTGGACCCAGCTGAACGACGCGACGCTGAACCAGTTGGTGGCGCGCGCCCTGCAAGAAGCGCCGTCCTTGAAGCTGGCCGAAGCCCGGCTGCGCCAGGCGCGCGCCGCCGTCGGCATCGTCGAAGGCAATAGCGGCCCCAAACTCGATTTCAGCGCCAATATGACCCAGCTGAATTACGAGTTTCCGGCGCCGATCTCGCGCGACTACGTCAACGCCTACACCGCCATGCTGATGGGCAGCTGGGAGTTCGACTTCTGGGGCAAGCACCGCGGCCAGATCGACGAAGCCGTCGGCCAACAGCAAGCCATCGCCTTCGAAGGCGCTCAGACCCGGCTGACGCTGACTCAGGCCGTCATCGCCCAATACACCCAGTTGCAGCGGCTGCAGGCGCAAAGCGCGGTGCTGGCCAAGCGCATCCAGCTGGCGGAGAGCCGTCAAACGCTGACCCAGGCCCGCATCAACGCCGGCCTGCTGCCGGGCGACAACCAGCGGGGCAACGAAGTCTCGCTGCACCGTCTGCGCCAACAGCAAAGCGCCTTGGCCCAGGACAGCGACCGCGCCCGCCACGCGCTGGCGGCGCTGACCGGCCAGGGACCGGACGCCTTGAACGCGCTGCAAGCCGCCAAGAGCGCGGCGCTGCCGCCGCTGGACGCGGACAGCCTGCACGCGGAACTGCTGGGCAAACGCCCTGACATCGCCGCCCAACGCGCGCGGGTGGAAGCCATGGCCGGCGCGGTCAAAGCCGCGCGCGCCGAGTTCTACCCCAATATCAAGCTGACCGCCTTCGCCGGCCAAACCTCGCTGGAACTGAACAAGCTGATGAACGGCAACTCCACCTTCTGGGGCTTCATGCCGGCGATCAGCCTGCCCATTTTCCACTCCGGCGCGATCCAGGCCAATCTGGGCAAGCAAAAGGCCGGCTACGACCTGGCTGTGCACAGCTACAACCAGACCGTGTTGGACGCGATGCGCGACGCCGCCGACGCCGTCAGCGGCTGGCAGCAAAGCGGCAAGCAACTGGAACAGGCGCGCCAGGCGCAGGACAGCAGCGGCCGCGCCGCCGACTCCGCCGCCGCCCGCTTCAAGGCCGGCATCATCAACAAGCTGAACCTGCTGGACGCCCAGGACAGCGCGCTGGCGCAACAGTCAGCGCGCATCGACGCCGAAGCCGGCCGCAAACTGGCTTGGGTCTCCCTGAACACCGCATTGGGCGGCGGCTTCAACGCTGCGCCCGCCACCCACTGA
- a CDS encoding EmrA/EmrK family multidrug efflux transporter periplasmic adaptor subunit, translating to MDKKTKTAQGRKRNLIVATTLFAAIAIGYGAYWALVLSHQESTDDAYVSGHLVQVTPEVGGTVAKVLVDDTQHVKAGQLLVSLDKNDAQLNFDRARNEFAQAVRQTRQLMSNTQQLAAQVTLRETELARADADLKRRKQLAGTDALSAEELGHANDAAAAAKAALDAAREQQKASAALLGKDALAQQPAVKAAASRLKEAWLALQRTEIKAPLDGAVARRNVQVGQRLAAGTPLMSVIPLQNLWVDANFKEGQLAKIRIGQPVELKSDLYGGKIVYHGKVVGLSAGTGSAFSLLPAQNATGNWIKVVQRVPVRIQLDPKDLQSHPLRVGLSMDAVVDTSSTDGKAVAEAQPFVAHQDVSGQLPDLKQADELVRTLLAANAGEGKAE from the coding sequence ATGGACAAGAAAACCAAAACCGCGCAAGGGCGCAAACGCAATCTGATCGTCGCCACCACCCTGTTCGCCGCCATCGCCATCGGCTACGGCGCCTACTGGGCGCTGGTGCTCAGCCATCAGGAAAGCACCGACGACGCCTATGTCAGCGGCCACCTGGTGCAAGTCACCCCGGAAGTGGGCGGCACCGTCGCCAAGGTGCTGGTGGACGACACCCAGCACGTCAAGGCCGGCCAATTGCTGGTCAGCCTGGACAAGAACGACGCGCAGCTGAACTTCGACCGCGCCCGCAATGAGTTCGCCCAAGCCGTGCGTCAGACCCGCCAATTGATGAGCAACACCCAGCAGCTGGCGGCCCAGGTCACCCTGCGCGAAACCGAGCTGGCCCGCGCCGACGCCGACCTGAAACGCCGCAAACAGTTGGCCGGCACCGACGCGCTGTCGGCGGAAGAACTGGGCCACGCCAACGACGCCGCCGCCGCCGCCAAGGCAGCGCTGGACGCCGCGCGCGAACAGCAAAAAGCCAGCGCCGCGCTGCTGGGCAAGGACGCGCTGGCGCAGCAGCCTGCGGTCAAAGCCGCCGCCAGCCGGCTGAAGGAAGCCTGGCTCGCGCTGCAGCGCACCGAGATCAAGGCCCCGCTGGACGGCGCCGTCGCCCGCCGCAATGTGCAGGTTGGCCAGCGCCTGGCCGCCGGCACCCCGCTGATGTCGGTGATCCCGCTGCAAAACCTGTGGGTGGACGCCAACTTCAAGGAAGGCCAGCTGGCCAAGATCCGCATCGGCCAGCCGGTGGAACTGAAGTCCGATCTCTACGGCGGCAAGATCGTCTACCACGGCAAAGTGGTGGGCCTGTCCGCCGGCACCGGCAGCGCCTTCTCGCTGCTGCCGGCGCAGAACGCCACCGGCAACTGGATCAAGGTGGTTCAACGTGTGCCGGTGCGCATCCAGCTGGACCCGAAAGACCTGCAATCGCACCCGCTGCGCGTCGGCCTGTCCATGGACGCCGTGGTGGACACCTCCAGCACGGACGGCAAGGCCGTGGCCGAAGCCCAGCCCTTCGTCGCCCACCAGGACGTCTCCGGCCAGCTGCCGGACCTGAAACAGGCCGACGAACTGGTGCGGACGCTGCTGGCGGCCAACGCGGGTGAAGGCAAGGCCGAATAA
- a CDS encoding YjbH domain-containing protein, with amino-acid sequence MRGILIKGIFFGGSCGLLLPVYAQPSLNGQSGYINMPSAYPGRDGSLSFGFSFDKPYNTLWVSATALPFLQISGRYISISGIAGFDDQQYGGGYGSYKDKAIDTKWRLLEESDFWPALSYGRTDIFGTALWRGNYLVASKQLRPNLEVSAGVGSGRIEGPFGGLRWTPERFPRWSLVAEYDTNHYASDFRAKDTSAAQREKGPAAGLEYRWGWLGLQLAKQKNHASLNASIEIPLNEREFVPKISEPAYFSGGPEVPLRPTLRQWHADSAYGHGLVSALSKQDFKNIRISMRGDEFVLELSNSRISNVGRAVGRAVRTALYFTPIETRSIRVVYTKLEQPIATYSFFKLPTLNDYLLGKIDRQRFLESVSITPGKNLELEEVDAQQLSASIKDSVNLEILAGKDGDIVQLNAEDNEANRFRLVPKTGVYFNDPSGAFRYEIAAAATYTRRMGTGLFLNSALSANLYNTVSGVKQTSNSLLPHVRSDVAEYKKTNSPKLDRLLLNQYLTLGPNTYARASAGIYEEMFRGAGGQVIYYPETRHWAIDLAVDALQQRDFKGWLGKRDYQTVTALASLHYKLPMNVTATVRAGRFLAKDSGARLELKRRFRSGIEIGAWYTSTNGNDITSPGTPSSPYKDKGLFISIPLNSMLTLDTQAVGNFALSPWTRDVGQMVLSPGDLYDQLNDPRSDVNAYDGLGNFAERPDEQDLPQVNPPAPSFHPWPSVRLRLSDSSKQFASTEDKPGAVAIAAGMTLAAIALDKPVNQAVGRHQDNRLLKGWKQIGKTLPVAALGLAGGAFALGDDRLSNTGLIALESSALSAAGSIALKGLGNRARPNASDNPWQQQPAGSSRFQSSFTSNHAAVLFGALTPFAKEYDQPWLYGLAAVGALGRVAGKDHWLSDIAAGSLLGYASGSWLWHAQRDESRYRTSLMLGPKQAGIQVSKSLD; translated from the coding sequence ATGCGTGGCATTCTGATAAAAGGGATCTTTTTCGGGGGTAGTTGCGGCCTGCTGTTGCCGGTTTACGCGCAACCGTCGCTCAATGGCCAATCCGGCTACATCAATATGCCTTCGGCGTATCCTGGCCGCGATGGCTCCTTAAGCTTTGGATTCAGCTTCGACAAGCCATACAACACCTTATGGGTCTCGGCGACGGCGCTTCCCTTTCTGCAGATTTCGGGGCGTTATATCTCTATTTCCGGCATTGCCGGCTTTGACGATCAGCAATACGGCGGCGGCTACGGCAGTTATAAAGACAAAGCCATCGACACCAAATGGCGTCTGCTCGAAGAGTCCGACTTTTGGCCCGCGCTCTCCTATGGCCGAACGGATATTTTCGGCACCGCCCTGTGGCGCGGCAATTATCTGGTAGCCAGCAAACAGCTCCGGCCGAATCTGGAAGTTTCCGCGGGCGTCGGCTCCGGCCGGATCGAGGGCCCTTTCGGCGGCCTGCGCTGGACGCCGGAACGCTTCCCCCGCTGGTCGCTGGTCGCGGAATACGACACCAATCACTACGCATCGGATTTCCGCGCCAAAGACACTTCCGCCGCGCAAAGGGAAAAAGGGCCTGCGGCCGGCCTTGAATATCGATGGGGCTGGCTGGGCCTGCAATTGGCCAAGCAAAAAAACCATGCCAGCCTGAACGCCTCTATCGAAATCCCCTTGAATGAGCGCGAATTCGTTCCCAAAATCAGCGAGCCCGCTTATTTCAGCGGCGGCCCCGAAGTACCGCTCCGTCCCACCTTGCGACAATGGCATGCCGATAGCGCCTATGGCCACGGCCTGGTCAGCGCGCTGAGCAAACAGGATTTCAAAAACATCCGCATCAGCATGCGTGGCGACGAGTTCGTGCTGGAACTGAGCAATAGCCGAATTTCCAATGTGGGCCGCGCGGTGGGCCGCGCGGTTCGCACCGCGCTGTACTTTACCCCGATTGAAACGCGCAGCATCCGCGTGGTCTACACCAAGCTGGAACAGCCGATCGCGACCTATAGCTTTTTCAAGCTACCCACCTTGAACGACTACCTGCTGGGCAAGATCGATCGCCAACGCTTTCTGGAAAGCGTCAGCATCACGCCGGGCAAGAATTTGGAGTTGGAGGAAGTCGACGCACAGCAGCTTAGCGCCAGCATCAAAGACAGCGTCAACCTGGAGATTTTGGCGGGCAAGGACGGCGACATCGTCCAGCTTAACGCCGAGGACAACGAGGCCAATCGCTTCCGGCTGGTGCCCAAGACCGGGGTTTACTTCAATGACCCCAGCGGCGCCTTCCGCTATGAAATCGCCGCCGCCGCCACCTATACGCGGCGTATGGGAACCGGCTTGTTTCTGAATAGCGCGCTCAGCGCCAATCTCTACAACACGGTCTCCGGTGTCAAACAGACGTCCAACAGCCTGCTGCCTCATGTTCGCTCCGACGTGGCCGAATACAAGAAAACCAATTCTCCCAAGCTGGACCGCCTGCTGCTGAACCAGTATCTGACCCTGGGGCCGAATACCTATGCCCGCGCCTCCGCCGGCATTTACGAGGAAATGTTCCGCGGCGCCGGCGGCCAGGTCATCTATTACCCCGAAACCCGCCACTGGGCGATAGACCTCGCCGTGGACGCCTTGCAACAGCGCGACTTCAAGGGCTGGCTCGGCAAGCGCGATTACCAGACCGTCACCGCGCTGGCCTCGCTGCACTATAAATTGCCGATGAACGTCACCGCCACGGTGCGGGCGGGCCGCTTTCTCGCCAAAGACAGCGGCGCCCGTCTGGAGCTGAAACGCCGCTTTCGTTCCGGCATCGAGATCGGCGCCTGGTACACCAGCACCAACGGCAACGACATCACCTCGCCCGGCACGCCCAGCTCGCCCTATAAGGACAAGGGTCTGTTCATTTCCATCCCGCTGAACAGCATGTTGACGCTGGACACCCAGGCGGTGGGCAATTTCGCCCTGTCCCCATGGACGCGAGATGTCGGCCAAATGGTGTTGTCACCCGGAGACCTCTACGACCAGCTCAACGACCCGCGCAGCGATGTGAACGCCTACGACGGCCTAGGCAATTTCGCCGAACGGCCGGATGAGCAAGACCTGCCTCAAGTCAACCCGCCCGCTCCGTCTTTCCATCCCTGGCCATCGGTGCGGCTGCGGCTGAGCGACTCCTCCAAGCAATTCGCATCCACGGAGGACAAGCCAGGCGCCGTGGCCATTGCCGCCGGCATGACCCTGGCGGCGATAGCCCTGGACAAGCCGGTGAACCAGGCGGTGGGCCGGCATCAGGACAACCGCCTGCTCAAGGGCTGGAAGCAAATTGGCAAGACCCTCCCAGTTGCCGCACTAGGTCTGGCGGGCGGCGCTTTCGCGCTGGGCGACGACAGGCTGAGCAACACCGGCTTGATCGCGCTGGAATCCTCGGCGCTGTCCGCCGCCGGCAGCATCGCGCTGAAAGGCTTGGGCAACCGAGCACGGCCAAACGCCAGCGATAACCCTTGGCAACAGCAGCCGGCGGGCAGCTCCCGCTTCCAAAGCAGCTTCACCTCCAATCACGCCGCAGTGCTGTTCGGCGCGCTGACGCCGTTTGCCAAGGAGTACGACCAGCCCTGGCTGTATGGTCTGGCCGCCGTCGGCGCGCTCGGCCGCGTCGCCGGCAAGGATCACTGGTTGTCCGACATCGCCGCCGGCAGCCTGCTCGGCTACGCCTCCGGCTCCTGGCTCTGGCATGCCCAGCGGGACGAGTCCCGTTACCGCACCTCGCTGATGCTAGGGCCCAAGCAGGCCGGCATCCAAGTTTCGAAATCACTGGATTGA
- a CDS encoding GumC family protein — MSTHDKTEIQLATADDIDLFTILKTLLKHRRWIIGSVIALGSGALILSLTLPPLYTSTAKILPPQQQSSSMNLLLGQLGGLAGAAGGIAGLKNPGELYIGLLQSRTVADNLIQQFKLKQRYATETMDETRKALQSASTFNSGKDGLISINVEDKDPQFAAALANGYITQLIRLNQSLAVTDAAKRRLFFETQLKQTKEQLTAAETALRQTQERTGMIQPDGQVQAIMNTVTQLKASIAAKEVQLESLRSYATEQNPLYQRSRQELAGLKTQLAKLENGAAIAGDVMVPTGKMPQSGLEYLRRLREVKYQETIFELLAKQYELARIDEAKDSSQIQILDSAAIPELKSKPIRSLITAAGLLSGLVLGIALALLRERFQIAQQSGRLHELNWALKER, encoded by the coding sequence ATGTCCACCCATGACAAGACAGAAATTCAGCTCGCCACGGCGGATGACATCGACCTCTTCACCATATTAAAAACCTTGCTGAAACACCGGCGCTGGATCATCGGCAGCGTTATCGCACTGGGCAGCGGCGCCTTGATCCTGAGCCTGACGCTGCCGCCGCTATATACCTCCACAGCCAAGATCCTGCCGCCCCAGCAACAAAGTTCGAGCATGAATTTGCTGCTGGGCCAACTGGGTGGACTGGCCGGCGCGGCCGGTGGCATTGCCGGCCTGAAAAACCCGGGCGAACTCTATATCGGCCTGTTGCAAAGCCGCACGGTAGCGGACAATTTAATTCAACAGTTCAAATTGAAACAGCGCTACGCCACGGAAACGATGGACGAAACCAGAAAGGCATTGCAAAGCGCCAGCACCTTCAACAGCGGCAAGGACGGCTTGATCAGCATCAACGTGGAAGACAAGGACCCCCAATTCGCCGCTGCTCTGGCCAACGGCTATATCACCCAATTGATCCGGCTCAATCAATCCCTAGCGGTCACCGACGCAGCCAAACGCCGGCTGTTTTTCGAGACCCAGCTAAAGCAGACTAAGGAGCAATTGACCGCCGCGGAAACCGCGCTGCGCCAGACCCAGGAGCGCACCGGCATGATTCAGCCGGATGGCCAGGTTCAGGCCATTATGAACACCGTTACCCAACTGAAAGCCAGCATTGCCGCCAAGGAAGTGCAATTAGAGTCCCTGCGCAGCTACGCCACCGAACAGAACCCGCTCTATCAACGCAGCCGGCAAGAACTGGCCGGTTTGAAAACGCAATTGGCCAAACTGGAAAACGGCGCTGCAATCGCCGGCGACGTCATGGTGCCCACTGGCAAAATGCCGCAATCCGGCTTGGAATACCTGAGACGGCTGCGCGAGGTAAAGTACCAGGAGACGATTTTCGAGCTGCTGGCCAAACAATATGAACTGGCCAGAATCGACGAAGCCAAGGATTCGTCCCAAATCCAGATACTGGACAGCGCGGCAATACCCGAACTCAAGAGCAAACCCATCCGCTCTTTGATCACCGCCGCGGGGCTACTCAGCGGCTTGGTGCTCGGCATCGCGCTGGCCCTACTGCGCGAACGTTTCCAGATCGCGCAACAGTCCGGCCGCTTGCATGAATTGAACTGGGCGCTGAAAGAGCGCTAG
- a CDS encoding multidrug effflux MFS transporter, with protein MHPTTRSHFGLAILLAALSTLGPFSIDTFLPAMSAIGQSLAVSPLQMQQALTVYLLSYAVMMLWHGSISDAVGRRPVVLVTTLLFSLASIGCALSDSLGQLLLFRALQGFCGGAGLVVGRAIIRDKLDGADAQRLMSQVTMLFSLSPAIAPVVGGWLFGAFGWHSIFVFMALIGLALFLMSWFALPETHHESARQPLKVKYLLANYWQVGRKREFQLLTAAVSFNFAGFFLYIPSAPVFLMQHLHLGPEQFLWMFGPAVSGIMLGAYLSGKMAGRVAQKDIVSRGYAVMFVAAGWNLLYNLLAPEAAMPWAVLPLALYTTGMSIAAPSITLNLMDQFPSLRGTASSLQGFFQTMMSSVVAGLIAPLVWSSPLSLAASMMVMLVLGFVFRMGYRRRVTR; from the coding sequence ATGCATCCCACCACACGCAGCCACTTCGGGCTGGCAATCCTGTTGGCGGCCCTGTCCACGCTGGGGCCGTTTTCGATCGACACCTTCTTGCCGGCGATGAGCGCGATCGGGCAAAGCCTGGCGGTCTCGCCCTTGCAGATGCAGCAGGCGTTGACGGTATATCTATTGTCTTACGCGGTGATGATGTTGTGGCACGGCTCCATCTCGGACGCGGTGGGCCGCCGTCCGGTGGTGCTGGTCACCACCTTGCTGTTCAGCCTGGCGTCGATAGGCTGCGCGTTGTCGGACAGCCTGGGGCAATTGCTGTTGTTCCGCGCGCTGCAGGGCTTTTGCGGCGGCGCCGGCCTGGTGGTGGGGCGGGCCATCATCCGCGACAAGCTGGACGGCGCCGACGCTCAGCGGCTGATGTCGCAGGTGACCATGTTGTTCTCGCTGTCGCCGGCGATTGCGCCGGTGGTGGGCGGCTGGCTGTTCGGCGCCTTCGGCTGGCATTCCATCTTCGTCTTCATGGCGCTGATCGGCCTGGCGCTGTTCCTGATGAGCTGGTTCGCCTTGCCGGAAACCCATCACGAGTCCGCGCGCCAGCCCTTGAAGGTTAAATACCTGTTGGCCAATTACTGGCAGGTGGGACGCAAGCGCGAGTTCCAGTTGCTGACCGCGGCGGTGTCCTTTAATTTCGCCGGCTTCTTCCTTTACATACCGTCGGCGCCGGTGTTTCTGATGCAGCATCTGCACCTGGGGCCGGAACAGTTTCTATGGATGTTCGGCCCGGCCGTGTCCGGCATCATGCTGGGCGCCTATCTGTCCGGCAAGATGGCCGGACGGGTGGCGCAGAAGGACATCGTGTCGCGCGGCTACGCGGTGATGTTCGTCGCCGCCGGCTGGAATCTGCTGTACAACCTGCTGGCGCCGGAGGCCGCGATGCCGTGGGCGGTATTGCCGTTGGCGCTGTACACCACCGGCATGTCGATCGCCGCGCCGTCCATCACCCTAAACCTGATGGACCAGTTTCCATCGCTGCGCGGCACCGCTTCCTCGCTGCAGGGCTTCTTCCAGACCATGATGTCTAGCGTGGTGGCCGGCCTGATCGCGCCGCTGGTCTGGTCCAGCCCGCTGAGCCTGGCGGCCAGCATGATGGTGATGCTGGTCCTGGGCTTCGTGTTCCGGATGGGGTATAGGCGGCGGGTGACGCGCTAG
- a CDS encoding MarR family transcriptional regulator, with amino-acid sequence MNPTKSFQTLEQAVNRIEARFPGVPRQEVILARLLYHILPRLSAHLCDKLKHHGLNETVWMALLALYACPQQALYPSEISDTLDSSRTNATRIADELVKNGWAARSPSAEDRRKILLELTPGGVQLVESLLPVSRECHRELWSDFDAAEKQEFERLLRKLLCSLGG; translated from the coding sequence ATGAATCCAACCAAGTCATTTCAAACGCTTGAGCAGGCCGTCAATCGGATCGAAGCGCGTTTTCCCGGCGTGCCGCGCCAGGAAGTCATTCTGGCGCGCTTGCTGTACCACATCCTGCCGCGGCTGTCCGCCCACCTGTGCGACAAGCTGAAGCATCACGGCCTCAACGAGACGGTGTGGATGGCCCTGCTGGCGCTGTACGCCTGTCCGCAACAGGCGCTCTACCCGTCTGAAATCAGCGATACGCTGGATTCATCGCGCACCAACGCCACGCGCATCGCCGACGAACTGGTCAAAAACGGCTGGGCGGCCCGCTCGCCCAGCGCGGAAGACCGACGCAAGATCCTGCTGGAGTTGACGCCGGGGGGCGTGCAACTCGTCGAATCGCTGCTGCCCGTCTCCCGCGAATGTCACCGGGAGCTGTGGTCGGATTTCGACGCCGCGGAAAAGCAGGAGTTCGAACGCTTATTGCGCAAACTGCTCTGCAGCCTGGGCGGCTGA